A genomic stretch from Taeniopygia guttata chromosome 9, bTaeGut7.mat, whole genome shotgun sequence includes:
- the LOC105759524 gene encoding mitochondrial ubiquitin ligase activator of nfkb 1-A isoform X2, with product MWSRALLPKPGTMDRPITPGELLCLGSSLAFSGLFYYLYRRKARVVTRIQEAPKLQVDDNLPALVSAAEGRCLPYVALEGIVLPAQAALTSHYHEGLQGVIQKLLLKEHRLIWNSLAGSWSESERVLSEQIYTVPFLLASPGPEAATQVSVESPLQAVCLPLEMVYERFQQPSHGFRNLLGQYLIGEKPKGILETEEMLRVGAGLTGIGELSLHPDGSLHLQPPAQGGEFFLCLGDWQTVLSELESASGLWKGAALLCAAAGLAVLLHALCRAYRRSRPRQRQQDKEPDGEEVGDRAAEDSCVVCLSQPRECVLLGCGHICCCFRCFQALPTRLCPICRGPIDRVVPLYQA from the exons ATGTGGAGCCGG GCATTGTTGCCCAAGCCTGGCACCATGGACAGACCCATCACTCCGGGGGAGCTGCTGTGTCTGGGCTCCAGCCTCGCCTTCTCTGGCCTCTTCTACTACCTGTACAGGAGGAAAGCCAGAGTCGTGACACGCATACAG GAGGCCCCCAAGCTCCAGGTCGATGACAATTTGCCAGCCCTGGTGTCTGCAGCTGAGGGGCGGTGCCTGCCTTATGTTGCCCTGGAAG GCATagtgctgccagcccaggctgcactgACCAGCCACTACCATGAGGGGTTGCAGGGCGTGATCCAGAAactgctgctgaaggagcaTCGACTGATCTGGAACAGCTTGGCCGGAAGCTG GAGCGAGAGCGAGCGGGTGCTCTCAGAGCAGATCTACACCGTCCCCTTCCTGCTGGCCTCGCCAGGCCCTGAGGCAGCCACGCAGGTGAGTGTGGAGAGCCCACTGCAAGCCGTGTGCCTGCCCCTGGAGATGGTGTACGAGCGCTTCCAGCAGCCATCCCACGGCTTCCGCAACCTGCTGGGCCAGTACCTGATCGGGGAGAAGCCCAAGGGCATCCTGGAGACCGAGGAGATGCTGCGGGTGGGGGCTGGGCTGACGGGCATCggggagctgtccctgcaccCCGACGGCTCCCTGCACCTCCAGCCGCCGGCCCAGGGAGGCGAGTTTTTCCTGTGCCTGGGGGACTGGCAGACGGTGCTGTCGGAGCTGGAGTCGGCCAGCGGGCTCTGGAAGGGGGCAGCGCTGCTGTGCgcggcagcggggctggcagtgctgctgcacgCCCTGTGCCGCGCCtaccgccgctcccgccccagGCAGCGGCAGCAGGACAAGGAGCCGGACGGGGAGGAGGTCGGTGACCGGGCAGCCGAGGACTCGTGCGTGGTCTGCCTGTCACAGCCCCGCGAGTGCGTCCTCCTGGGCTGCGgccacatctgctgctgcttccgCTGCTTCCAAGCCTTGCCCACCCGCCTCTGCCCCATCTGCCGGGGACCCATTGACCGCGTGGTGCCCCTCTACCAGGCCTGA
- the ECE2 gene encoding endothelin-converting enzyme 2 isoform X2 has translation MARMNVALQELGHAMPNYKRATLQDEEGPEPAGDGSTSPDSVEVGFRKGPGTLLSRLASRSQLELVLCAVAVSLALLLSVAVVTLAIQYRRDPSHSTCLTDACVRVASKILEALDTEMDPCQDFYQYSCGGWIKRNPLPNGRSKWSTFNSIWDQNQAIMKHLLENATFNSSSEAERKTQRYYLSCLKEQRIEELGSQPLMELIDKIGGWNITGSWNQTSFMEVLKSVSGTYRATPFFTVYVGADSKSSNSNIIQVDQSGLFLPSRDYYLNKTANERVLAAYLDYMVELGTLLGGTPEPTRLQMQQVLDFETQLANITVPQAERRDDEKIYHKMSIAELQLLAPAIDWLDYLSYALAPLELADTEPVVVYGDTYLQQVSDLINDTDRSILNNYLIWNLVQKTASSLDQRFETAQERLLETLYGTRKSCTPRWQTCISNTDDTLGFALGSLFVKATFDRDSKAIAEEMISEIRAAFEVSLDQLDWMDEKTRQAAKEKADAIYDMIGFPDFILDNKELDDVYDGYEVSEDSFFQNMLNFYNFSAKVMADQLRKPPNRDQWSMTPQTVNAYYLPTKNGIVFPAGILQAPFYARNHPKALNFGGIGVVMGHELTHAFDDQGREYDKEGNLRPWWQNSSLEAFKNRTACMTEQYGRYTVHSEKVNGRQTLGENIADNGGLKAAYNAYKSWLQKNGEEKRLPALGLTNHQLFFVGFAQVWCSVRTPESSHEGLVTDPHSPDKYRVIGTLSNSRDFVEHFGCPLGSPMNPGKHCEVW, from the exons ATGGCCAGGATGAACGTGGCCCTACAGGAGCTTGGACACGCC ATGCCCAACTACAAGCGTGCCACGCTGCAGGACGAGGAGGGGCCGGAGCCAGCGGGGGATGGCAGCACCTCTCCTGACAGCGTGGAG gtgGGGTTCCGGAAGGGGCCGGGGACGCTGCTGAGCCGCCTGGCCTCGCGcagccagctggagctggtgctgtgTGCCGTCGCCgtctccctggccctgctgctcagCGTCGCCGTCGTCACTCTGGCCATTCAGTACCGCAGAG ATCCCTCTCACAGCACGTGCCTGACGGATGCCTGTGTCCGGGTGGCCAGCAAGATCCTGGAGGCCCTGGATACAGAGATGGACCCATGCCAGGATTTCTACCAGTACTCGTGCGGGGGCTGGATTAAGAGGAACCCGCTGCCCAACGGGCGCTCCAAGTGGAGCACCTTCAACAGCATCTGGGACCAGAATCAGGCCATCATGAAGCATCTCCTAG AAAACGCCACCTTCAACTCCAGCAGCGAGGCAGAGCGGAAGACACAGCGGTACTACCTGTCCTGCCTCAAGGAGCAGAGGATAGAGGAGCtgggctcccagcccctcatGGAGCTCATCGACAAG ATCGGGGGATGGAACATCACTGGCTCCTGGAACCAAACCAGCTTCATGGAGGTACTCAAGAGTGTGTCAGGCACATACCGGGCAACCCCTTTCTTCACGGTGTATGTGGGTGCGGACTCCAAGAGCTCCAACAGCAACATCATCCAG GTGGACCAGtcggggcttttcctcccatCCCGGGATTACTATCTGAACAAGACTGCCAACGAGAGG GTTCTGGCAGCTTACCTGGACTACATGGTGGAGCTGGGCACGCTGCTGGGGGGCACCCCGGAGCCCACCCGCCTCCAGATGCAGCAGGTGCTGGACTTTGAAACCCAGCTGGCCAACATCACCGTGCCCCAGGCTGAGCGGCGGGACGACGAGAAGATCTACCACAAGATGAGCATCGCCGAGCTGCAG ctgctggcccctGCCATTGACTGGCTGGATTACCTTTCCTATGCCCTGGCCCCACTGGAGCTGGCGGACACGGAGCCTGTGGTGGTGTATGGAGACACCTACCTTCAGCAGGTCTCTGACCTCATCAATGACACTGACAGGAG CATCCTGAATAACTACCTGATCTGGAACCTGGTGCAGAAGACAGCCTCCAGTCTGGACCAGCGCTTCGAGACAgcccaggagaggctgctggAGACACTTTATGGCACCAGGAAG TCCTGCACACCCCGCTGGCAAACCTGCATCTCCAACACGGATGACACGCTGGGCTTTGCGCTGGGCTCCCTCTTCGTCAAAGCCACCTTTGACCGGGACAGCAAGGCCATC gctgaggaGATGATCAGCGAGATCCGTGCAGCCTTCGAGGTATCCCTGGACCAGCTGGACTGGATGGATGAGAAGACCAGGCAGGCTGCAAAGGAGAAG GCAGATGCCATCTACGACATGATTGGCTTCCCTGACTTCATTCTGGACAACAAGGAGCTGGATGATGTCTATGATGGG TACGAGGTCTCTGAGGACTCCTTCTTCCAAAACATGCTCAACTTCTACAACTTCTCTGCCAAAGTGATGGCCGACCAACTCCGGAAACCTCCCAACCGCGACCA gtggAGCATGACCCCACAGACTGTCAATGCCTATTACCTGCCCACCAAGAACGGGATCGtctttcctgctgggatcctcCAGGCTCCCTTCTACGCCCGCAACCACCCCAA AGCCCTTAATTTTGGTGGCATCGGTGTGGTGATGGGGCACGAGTTGACCCACGCATTTGATGACCAAG GACGGGAATATGACAAAGAGGGAAACCTGCGGCCATGGTGGCAGAACTCCTCCCTGGAGGCCTTCAAGAACCGCACGGCGTGCATGACGGAGCAGTACGGCCGCTACACCGTCCACAGCGAGAAGGTCAACGGGCGGCAGACACTGGGCGAGAACATCGCCGACAACGGCGGGCTGAAGGCAGCCTACAAC GCTTACAAGTCCTGGCTGCAGAAGAACGGGGAGGAGAAAcgcctgccagccctggggctcacCAACCACCAACTCTTCTTCGTGGGCTTTGCGCAG GTGTGGTGCTCCGTCCGCACGCCCGAGAGCTCCCACGAAGGGCTGGTGACCGACCCCCACAGCCCCGACAAGTATCGTGTCATCGGCACCCTCAGCAACTCCCGGGACTTTGTCGAACACTTCGGCTGCCCCCTGGGCTCCCCCATGAACCCCGGCAAGCACTGTGAGGTGTGGTAG
- the CAMK2N2 gene encoding calcium/calmodulin-dependent protein kinase II inhibitor 2 gives MSQVLPYGEDKVGRYGAEPEAGELPFSCRLQDTNAFFGGNQGKRPPKLGQIGRAKRVVIEDDRIDEVLKGMTEKSPPGV, from the exons ATGTCGCAGGTGCTGCCCTACGGCGAGGACAAGGTGGGCCGCTACGGCGCCGAGCCCGAGGCGGGGGAGCTGCCCTTCAGCTGCCGCCTGCAGGACACCAACGCCTTCTTCGGGGGCAACCAGGGCAAGCGGCCCCCCAAGCTGGGACAGATCGGCCGCGCCAAGAGAG TGGTGATCGAGGATGACCGGATAGACGAGGTGCTCAAGGGCATGACGGAGAAGTCGCCGCCGGGGGTGTAA
- the ECE2 gene encoding endothelin-converting enzyme 2 isoform X3 — protein sequence MAAPLLTAWRSCSCPGGVPEGAGDAAEPPGLAQPAGAGAVCRRRLPGPAAQRRRRHSGHSVPQSTCLTDACVRVASKILEALDTEMDPCQDFYQYSCGGWIKRNPLPNGRSKWSTFNSIWDQNQAIMKHLLENATFNSSSEAERKTQRYYLSCLKEQRIEELGSQPLMELIDKIGGWNITGSWNQTSFMEVLKSVSGTYRATPFFTVYVGADSKSSNSNIIQVDQSGLFLPSRDYYLNKTANERVLAAYLDYMVELGTLLGGTPEPTRLQMQQVLDFETQLANITVPQAERRDDEKIYHKMSIAELQLLAPAIDWLDYLSYALAPLELADTEPVVVYGDTYLQQVSDLINDTDRSILNNYLIWNLVQKTASSLDQRFETAQERLLETLYGTRKSCTPRWQTCISNTDDTLGFALGSLFVKATFDRDSKAIAEEMISEIRAAFEVSLDQLDWMDEKTRQAAKEKADAIYDMIGFPDFILDNKELDDVYDGYEVSEDSFFQNMLNFYNFSAKVMADQLRKPPNRDQWSMTPQTVNAYYLPTKNGIVFPAGILQAPFYARNHPKALNFGGIGVVMGHELTHAFDDQGREYDKEGNLRPWWQNSSLEAFKNRTACMTEQYGRYTVHSEKVNGRQTLGENIADNGGLKAAYNAYKSWLQKNGEEKRLPALGLTNHQLFFVGFAQVWCSVRTPESSHEGLVTDPHSPDKYRVIGTLSNSRDFVEHFGCPLGSPMNPGKHCEVW from the exons ATGGCAGCACCTCTCCTGACAGCGTGGAG gtcctgctcctgcccaggtgGGGTTCCGGAAGGGGCCGGGGACGCTGCTGAGCCGCCTGGCCTCGCGcagccagctggagctggtgctgtgTGCCGTCGCCgtctccctggccctgctgctcagCGTCGCCGTCGTCACTCTGGCCATTCAGTACCGCAGAG CACGTGCCTGACGGATGCCTGTGTCCGGGTGGCCAGCAAGATCCTGGAGGCCCTGGATACAGAGATGGACCCATGCCAGGATTTCTACCAGTACTCGTGCGGGGGCTGGATTAAGAGGAACCCGCTGCCCAACGGGCGCTCCAAGTGGAGCACCTTCAACAGCATCTGGGACCAGAATCAGGCCATCATGAAGCATCTCCTAG AAAACGCCACCTTCAACTCCAGCAGCGAGGCAGAGCGGAAGACACAGCGGTACTACCTGTCCTGCCTCAAGGAGCAGAGGATAGAGGAGCtgggctcccagcccctcatGGAGCTCATCGACAAG ATCGGGGGATGGAACATCACTGGCTCCTGGAACCAAACCAGCTTCATGGAGGTACTCAAGAGTGTGTCAGGCACATACCGGGCAACCCCTTTCTTCACGGTGTATGTGGGTGCGGACTCCAAGAGCTCCAACAGCAACATCATCCAG GTGGACCAGtcggggcttttcctcccatCCCGGGATTACTATCTGAACAAGACTGCCAACGAGAGG GTTCTGGCAGCTTACCTGGACTACATGGTGGAGCTGGGCACGCTGCTGGGGGGCACCCCGGAGCCCACCCGCCTCCAGATGCAGCAGGTGCTGGACTTTGAAACCCAGCTGGCCAACATCACCGTGCCCCAGGCTGAGCGGCGGGACGACGAGAAGATCTACCACAAGATGAGCATCGCCGAGCTGCAG ctgctggcccctGCCATTGACTGGCTGGATTACCTTTCCTATGCCCTGGCCCCACTGGAGCTGGCGGACACGGAGCCTGTGGTGGTGTATGGAGACACCTACCTTCAGCAGGTCTCTGACCTCATCAATGACACTGACAGGAG CATCCTGAATAACTACCTGATCTGGAACCTGGTGCAGAAGACAGCCTCCAGTCTGGACCAGCGCTTCGAGACAgcccaggagaggctgctggAGACACTTTATGGCACCAGGAAG TCCTGCACACCCCGCTGGCAAACCTGCATCTCCAACACGGATGACACGCTGGGCTTTGCGCTGGGCTCCCTCTTCGTCAAAGCCACCTTTGACCGGGACAGCAAGGCCATC gctgaggaGATGATCAGCGAGATCCGTGCAGCCTTCGAGGTATCCCTGGACCAGCTGGACTGGATGGATGAGAAGACCAGGCAGGCTGCAAAGGAGAAG GCAGATGCCATCTACGACATGATTGGCTTCCCTGACTTCATTCTGGACAACAAGGAGCTGGATGATGTCTATGATGGG TACGAGGTCTCTGAGGACTCCTTCTTCCAAAACATGCTCAACTTCTACAACTTCTCTGCCAAAGTGATGGCCGACCAACTCCGGAAACCTCCCAACCGCGACCA gtggAGCATGACCCCACAGACTGTCAATGCCTATTACCTGCCCACCAAGAACGGGATCGtctttcctgctgggatcctcCAGGCTCCCTTCTACGCCCGCAACCACCCCAA AGCCCTTAATTTTGGTGGCATCGGTGTGGTGATGGGGCACGAGTTGACCCACGCATTTGATGACCAAG GACGGGAATATGACAAAGAGGGAAACCTGCGGCCATGGTGGCAGAACTCCTCCCTGGAGGCCTTCAAGAACCGCACGGCGTGCATGACGGAGCAGTACGGCCGCTACACCGTCCACAGCGAGAAGGTCAACGGGCGGCAGACACTGGGCGAGAACATCGCCGACAACGGCGGGCTGAAGGCAGCCTACAAC GCTTACAAGTCCTGGCTGCAGAAGAACGGGGAGGAGAAAcgcctgccagccctggggctcacCAACCACCAACTCTTCTTCGTGGGCTTTGCGCAG GTGTGGTGCTCCGTCCGCACGCCCGAGAGCTCCCACGAAGGGCTGGTGACCGACCCCCACAGCCCCGACAAGTATCGTGTCATCGGCACCCTCAGCAACTCCCGGGACTTTGTCGAACACTTCGGCTGCCCCCTGGGCTCCCCCATGAACCCCGGCAAGCACTGTGAGGTGTGGTAG
- the LOC105759524 gene encoding mitochondrial ubiquitin ligase activator of nfkb 1-A isoform X1, whose translation MLGGVVRLRRAPRLTARVELHFPARSAALLPKPGTMDRPITPGELLCLGSSLAFSGLFYYLYRRKARVVTRIQEAPKLQVDDNLPALVSAAEGRCLPYVALEGIVLPAQAALTSHYHEGLQGVIQKLLLKEHRLIWNSLAGSWSESERVLSEQIYTVPFLLASPGPEAATQVSVESPLQAVCLPLEMVYERFQQPSHGFRNLLGQYLIGEKPKGILETEEMLRVGAGLTGIGELSLHPDGSLHLQPPAQGGEFFLCLGDWQTVLSELESASGLWKGAALLCAAAGLAVLLHALCRAYRRSRPRQRQQDKEPDGEEVGDRAAEDSCVVCLSQPRECVLLGCGHICCCFRCFQALPTRLCPICRGPIDRVVPLYQA comes from the exons ATGCTGGGAGGGGTAGTTCGGTTACGCCGGGCCCCGCGCCTCACCGCCAGGGTTGAACTACATTTCCCAGCAAGGAGCGCG GCATTGTTGCCCAAGCCTGGCACCATGGACAGACCCATCACTCCGGGGGAGCTGCTGTGTCTGGGCTCCAGCCTCGCCTTCTCTGGCCTCTTCTACTACCTGTACAGGAGGAAAGCCAGAGTCGTGACACGCATACAG GAGGCCCCCAAGCTCCAGGTCGATGACAATTTGCCAGCCCTGGTGTCTGCAGCTGAGGGGCGGTGCCTGCCTTATGTTGCCCTGGAAG GCATagtgctgccagcccaggctgcactgACCAGCCACTACCATGAGGGGTTGCAGGGCGTGATCCAGAAactgctgctgaaggagcaTCGACTGATCTGGAACAGCTTGGCCGGAAGCTG GAGCGAGAGCGAGCGGGTGCTCTCAGAGCAGATCTACACCGTCCCCTTCCTGCTGGCCTCGCCAGGCCCTGAGGCAGCCACGCAGGTGAGTGTGGAGAGCCCACTGCAAGCCGTGTGCCTGCCCCTGGAGATGGTGTACGAGCGCTTCCAGCAGCCATCCCACGGCTTCCGCAACCTGCTGGGCCAGTACCTGATCGGGGAGAAGCCCAAGGGCATCCTGGAGACCGAGGAGATGCTGCGGGTGGGGGCTGGGCTGACGGGCATCggggagctgtccctgcaccCCGACGGCTCCCTGCACCTCCAGCCGCCGGCCCAGGGAGGCGAGTTTTTCCTGTGCCTGGGGGACTGGCAGACGGTGCTGTCGGAGCTGGAGTCGGCCAGCGGGCTCTGGAAGGGGGCAGCGCTGCTGTGCgcggcagcggggctggcagtgctgctgcacgCCCTGTGCCGCGCCtaccgccgctcccgccccagGCAGCGGCAGCAGGACAAGGAGCCGGACGGGGAGGAGGTCGGTGACCGGGCAGCCGAGGACTCGTGCGTGGTCTGCCTGTCACAGCCCCGCGAGTGCGTCCTCCTGGGCTGCGgccacatctgctgctgcttccgCTGCTTCCAAGCCTTGCCCACCCGCCTCTGCCCCATCTGCCGGGGACCCATTGACCGCGTGGTGCCCCTCTACCAGGCCTGA
- the ECE2 gene encoding endothelin-converting enzyme 2 isoform X1 — protein MARMNVALQELGHAQMPNYKRATLQDEEGPEPAGDGSTSPDSVEVGFRKGPGTLLSRLASRSQLELVLCAVAVSLALLLSVAVVTLAIQYRRDPSHSTCLTDACVRVASKILEALDTEMDPCQDFYQYSCGGWIKRNPLPNGRSKWSTFNSIWDQNQAIMKHLLENATFNSSSEAERKTQRYYLSCLKEQRIEELGSQPLMELIDKIGGWNITGSWNQTSFMEVLKSVSGTYRATPFFTVYVGADSKSSNSNIIQVDQSGLFLPSRDYYLNKTANERVLAAYLDYMVELGTLLGGTPEPTRLQMQQVLDFETQLANITVPQAERRDDEKIYHKMSIAELQLLAPAIDWLDYLSYALAPLELADTEPVVVYGDTYLQQVSDLINDTDRSILNNYLIWNLVQKTASSLDQRFETAQERLLETLYGTRKSCTPRWQTCISNTDDTLGFALGSLFVKATFDRDSKAIAEEMISEIRAAFEVSLDQLDWMDEKTRQAAKEKADAIYDMIGFPDFILDNKELDDVYDGYEVSEDSFFQNMLNFYNFSAKVMADQLRKPPNRDQWSMTPQTVNAYYLPTKNGIVFPAGILQAPFYARNHPKALNFGGIGVVMGHELTHAFDDQGREYDKEGNLRPWWQNSSLEAFKNRTACMTEQYGRYTVHSEKVNGRQTLGENIADNGGLKAAYNAYKSWLQKNGEEKRLPALGLTNHQLFFVGFAQVWCSVRTPESSHEGLVTDPHSPDKYRVIGTLSNSRDFVEHFGCPLGSPMNPGKHCEVW, from the exons ATGGCCAGGATGAACGTGGCCCTACAGGAGCTTGGACACGCC CAGATGCCCAACTACAAGCGTGCCACGCTGCAGGACGAGGAGGGGCCGGAGCCAGCGGGGGATGGCAGCACCTCTCCTGACAGCGTGGAG gtgGGGTTCCGGAAGGGGCCGGGGACGCTGCTGAGCCGCCTGGCCTCGCGcagccagctggagctggtgctgtgTGCCGTCGCCgtctccctggccctgctgctcagCGTCGCCGTCGTCACTCTGGCCATTCAGTACCGCAGAG ATCCCTCTCACAGCACGTGCCTGACGGATGCCTGTGTCCGGGTGGCCAGCAAGATCCTGGAGGCCCTGGATACAGAGATGGACCCATGCCAGGATTTCTACCAGTACTCGTGCGGGGGCTGGATTAAGAGGAACCCGCTGCCCAACGGGCGCTCCAAGTGGAGCACCTTCAACAGCATCTGGGACCAGAATCAGGCCATCATGAAGCATCTCCTAG AAAACGCCACCTTCAACTCCAGCAGCGAGGCAGAGCGGAAGACACAGCGGTACTACCTGTCCTGCCTCAAGGAGCAGAGGATAGAGGAGCtgggctcccagcccctcatGGAGCTCATCGACAAG ATCGGGGGATGGAACATCACTGGCTCCTGGAACCAAACCAGCTTCATGGAGGTACTCAAGAGTGTGTCAGGCACATACCGGGCAACCCCTTTCTTCACGGTGTATGTGGGTGCGGACTCCAAGAGCTCCAACAGCAACATCATCCAG GTGGACCAGtcggggcttttcctcccatCCCGGGATTACTATCTGAACAAGACTGCCAACGAGAGG GTTCTGGCAGCTTACCTGGACTACATGGTGGAGCTGGGCACGCTGCTGGGGGGCACCCCGGAGCCCACCCGCCTCCAGATGCAGCAGGTGCTGGACTTTGAAACCCAGCTGGCCAACATCACCGTGCCCCAGGCTGAGCGGCGGGACGACGAGAAGATCTACCACAAGATGAGCATCGCCGAGCTGCAG ctgctggcccctGCCATTGACTGGCTGGATTACCTTTCCTATGCCCTGGCCCCACTGGAGCTGGCGGACACGGAGCCTGTGGTGGTGTATGGAGACACCTACCTTCAGCAGGTCTCTGACCTCATCAATGACACTGACAGGAG CATCCTGAATAACTACCTGATCTGGAACCTGGTGCAGAAGACAGCCTCCAGTCTGGACCAGCGCTTCGAGACAgcccaggagaggctgctggAGACACTTTATGGCACCAGGAAG TCCTGCACACCCCGCTGGCAAACCTGCATCTCCAACACGGATGACACGCTGGGCTTTGCGCTGGGCTCCCTCTTCGTCAAAGCCACCTTTGACCGGGACAGCAAGGCCATC gctgaggaGATGATCAGCGAGATCCGTGCAGCCTTCGAGGTATCCCTGGACCAGCTGGACTGGATGGATGAGAAGACCAGGCAGGCTGCAAAGGAGAAG GCAGATGCCATCTACGACATGATTGGCTTCCCTGACTTCATTCTGGACAACAAGGAGCTGGATGATGTCTATGATGGG TACGAGGTCTCTGAGGACTCCTTCTTCCAAAACATGCTCAACTTCTACAACTTCTCTGCCAAAGTGATGGCCGACCAACTCCGGAAACCTCCCAACCGCGACCA gtggAGCATGACCCCACAGACTGTCAATGCCTATTACCTGCCCACCAAGAACGGGATCGtctttcctgctgggatcctcCAGGCTCCCTTCTACGCCCGCAACCACCCCAA AGCCCTTAATTTTGGTGGCATCGGTGTGGTGATGGGGCACGAGTTGACCCACGCATTTGATGACCAAG GACGGGAATATGACAAAGAGGGAAACCTGCGGCCATGGTGGCAGAACTCCTCCCTGGAGGCCTTCAAGAACCGCACGGCGTGCATGACGGAGCAGTACGGCCGCTACACCGTCCACAGCGAGAAGGTCAACGGGCGGCAGACACTGGGCGAGAACATCGCCGACAACGGCGGGCTGAAGGCAGCCTACAAC GCTTACAAGTCCTGGCTGCAGAAGAACGGGGAGGAGAAAcgcctgccagccctggggctcacCAACCACCAACTCTTCTTCGTGGGCTTTGCGCAG GTGTGGTGCTCCGTCCGCACGCCCGAGAGCTCCCACGAAGGGCTGGTGACCGACCCCCACAGCCCCGACAAGTATCGTGTCATCGGCACCCTCAGCAACTCCCGGGACTTTGTCGAACACTTCGGCTGCCCCCTGGGCTCCCCCATGAACCCCGGCAAGCACTGTGAGGTGTGGTAG